The following coding sequences lie in one Streptomyces venezuelae genomic window:
- a CDS encoding antibiotic biosynthesis monooxygenase codes for MPATTTLSTGTLPDPARADGGLTFISTWSTGSPERLRATLDAVAKAWETRPWPHEGLLSYTVYAGADGATVLHYSQWRDEEAYQDFFAGVANGRDARNTEIDAAVPGIERLGLNKTRLYRSWDGGSGGEPGTVAIALTDLENPGPEEQRAWADRAAEALAGDAADTPGPHAAHFHLTLDGKRVITYAEGGGEGARYRFAYGFVPSKA; via the coding sequence ATGCCCGCGACCACCACCCTCAGCACCGGCACCCTCCCCGACCCGGCCCGCGCCGACGGAGGCCTCACCTTCATCAGCACGTGGAGCACCGGCTCGCCCGAGCGGCTGCGGGCCACCCTGGACGCCGTCGCGAAGGCCTGGGAGACCCGCCCCTGGCCGCACGAAGGGCTCCTTTCCTACACGGTGTACGCGGGCGCCGACGGGGCGACCGTCTTGCACTACTCGCAGTGGCGGGACGAAGAGGCGTACCAGGACTTCTTCGCGGGCGTCGCCAACGGCAGGGACGCCAGGAACACGGAGATCGACGCGGCCGTGCCCGGCATCGAGCGGCTCGGCCTCAACAAGACGCGGCTGTACCGCAGTTGGGACGGGGGCAGCGGCGGCGAGCCCGGCACGGTGGCGATCGCCCTGACCGACCTCGAGAACCCCGGCCCCGAAGAGCAGCGCGCCTGGGCGGACCGGGCGGCCGAGGCCCTGGCCGGGGACGCCGCCGACACCCCCGGCCCGCATGCCGCGCACTTCCACCTCACCCTGGACGGCAAGCGCGTCATCACCTACGCCGAGGGCGGCGGAGAAGGCGCCCGGTACCGGTTCGCGTACGGCTTCGTACCGAGCAAGGCGTAG
- a CDS encoding SGNH/GDSL hydrolase family protein has product MATTQQHPYARYVAIGDSQTEGLGDGDEERGYRGWADRLAEILAAGHPDFTYANLAVRGRRTALIKAEQLGPALALKPDLVTVMAGMNDLVRPGYDAARVAADVEEMFTELTAAGARVATVTFPDIGRVSPMARRALPRVLDLNARIRAAADRHGVTVFDTFPHRITTDPRLWSRDRMHASPLGHARIAAGMADALGLAGHESWLSPLPPLAPVSVFGAVTAEARWFAGFMGPWVWRRVRGRSSGDGREAKRPALEAVTVAHPERA; this is encoded by the coding sequence ATGGCCACGACGCAGCAGCATCCGTACGCGCGGTACGTCGCGATCGGCGACAGTCAGACGGAGGGCCTCGGGGACGGCGACGAGGAGCGCGGCTACCGCGGCTGGGCCGACCGGCTCGCCGAGATCCTCGCCGCCGGGCACCCGGACTTCACTTACGCCAACCTCGCCGTGCGCGGCCGTCGGACGGCGCTGATCAAGGCGGAGCAGCTCGGCCCCGCCCTCGCCCTGAAGCCGGACCTCGTGACCGTCATGGCGGGCATGAACGACCTGGTGCGGCCGGGTTACGACGCGGCGCGTGTCGCCGCGGACGTCGAGGAGATGTTCACCGAGCTCACCGCGGCGGGCGCGCGCGTGGCCACCGTCACCTTTCCCGACATCGGGCGCGTCTCGCCGATGGCGCGGCGCGCGCTGCCCCGCGTCCTGGACCTCAACGCCCGGATCCGCGCGGCCGCCGACCGGCACGGCGTGACCGTCTTCGACACGTTCCCGCACCGCATCACCACCGATCCGCGGCTGTGGAGCCGCGACCGCATGCACGCGAGCCCGCTCGGCCACGCGCGGATCGCCGCGGGCATGGCGGACGCGCTCGGCCTCGCAGGACACGAGAGCTGGCTCAGCCCGCTGCCGCCGCTCGCCCCCGTCTCGGTGTTCGGGGCGGTGACGGCGGAGGCGCGGTGGTTCGCCGGGTTCATGGGCCCCTGGGTGTGGCGGCGGGTGCGGGGCCGCTCCTCGGGCGACGGCCGGGAGGCGAAACGCCCCGCGCTGGAGGCGGTGACGGTCGCCCATCCCGAACGGGCTTGA
- a CDS encoding SDR family NAD(P)-dependent oxidoreductase: MNNTEHSSTHGGGDGVGRDERRVALVTGSSSGIGAAVARRLAAAGVRVVVNSARSVEAGEKLAAELPDAVYVQASVADEADAARLVRTAVDTYGRLDILVNCAGTTCFIDHDDLAAASPDVWRELYDVNVIGVWQTITAAVPHLRASGSGSIVNISSQAGVRPNGSSIPYAVSKAAVNHMTKLLAKTLGPAVRVNAVAPGMIDTPWFDGVEGIEASMEAVAGRLPLGRVGRPEDIAEAVADLTNSSYITGEVLLVDGGGHLL; this comes from the coding sequence ATGAACAACACTGAACACAGCAGCACCCACGGCGGCGGCGACGGCGTCGGCCGGGACGAGCGCCGCGTCGCACTGGTGACGGGCTCCTCGTCCGGCATCGGCGCCGCCGTCGCCCGCCGGCTCGCCGCCGCCGGCGTCCGCGTCGTCGTCAACTCCGCCCGCTCGGTCGAGGCGGGCGAGAAGCTGGCGGCCGAACTGCCGGACGCCGTCTACGTACAGGCGAGCGTCGCCGACGAGGCCGACGCCGCGCGGCTCGTGCGGACCGCCGTCGACACGTACGGCCGCCTGGACATCCTGGTCAACTGCGCGGGCACCACGTGCTTCATCGACCACGACGACCTGGCGGCGGCGAGCCCCGACGTGTGGCGGGAGCTGTACGACGTCAACGTCATCGGCGTGTGGCAGACCATCACGGCCGCCGTCCCGCACCTGCGCGCGAGCGGCTCGGGCAGCATCGTCAACATCTCCTCGCAGGCGGGCGTGCGCCCGAACGGCAGCTCCATCCCGTACGCGGTGAGCAAGGCGGCCGTGAACCACATGACCAAGCTGCTCGCCAAGACGCTCGGCCCGGCCGTACGGGTCAACGCGGTGGCGCCCGGCATGATCGACACACCGTGGTTCGACGGCGTCGAGGGCATCGAGGCGTCCATGGAGGCGGTGGCCGGGCGGCTGCCGCTGGGCCGCGTGGGCCGTCCGGAGGACATCGCCGAGGCGGTGGCCGACCTGACCAACTCCTCGTACATCACCGGCGAAGTGCTCCTCGTCGACGGCGGCGGCCACCTCCTCTAG
- a CDS encoding DUF4235 domain-containing protein — MSGATILYKPLGMAFGMLGGAVAGAVFRRTWKAVAGEDDAPDAHDEERSWNEILVAAALQGAIFAVVKAAVDRGGAIGVRRVTGRWPG, encoded by the coding sequence ATGAGCGGGGCCACGATCCTCTACAAGCCGCTCGGCATGGCCTTCGGCATGCTGGGCGGCGCGGTCGCGGGCGCGGTGTTCCGCCGCACCTGGAAGGCCGTGGCGGGCGAGGACGACGCGCCGGACGCGCACGACGAGGAGCGCTCCTGGAACGAGATCCTCGTCGCCGCCGCGCTCCAGGGCGCCATCTTCGCCGTGGTCAAGGCCGCGGTGGACCGCGGCGGCGCGATCGGCGTGCGGCGCGTGACGGGCCGCTGGCCGGGCTAG
- a CDS encoding DUF3618 domain-containing protein: MTDTPKDAKKDAGAKGPDELRRQIEETRGNLGETVEELAAKADVKARARERAAAVKDHVQGTAAQVKDKVTEQAARAKGKAADGAGQAKDATAETAAGAKTMAADGVAGAKSKAVEGAARAKGLAAEGAGRAKGIAAEGAGRAKGAVLEGKARAEQYPAVVQAEEKVAEAARRVQDGAPEPVRAAASSVARIGGRHPRTVAAAGAGVLVAWLVLRRGKRNGR, encoded by the coding sequence ATGACGGACACCCCCAAGGACGCGAAGAAGGACGCCGGCGCGAAGGGTCCCGACGAACTGCGCCGGCAGATCGAGGAGACCCGCGGCAACCTCGGCGAGACCGTCGAGGAACTCGCCGCGAAGGCGGATGTGAAGGCCCGCGCCCGGGAACGGGCCGCGGCGGTGAAGGACCACGTACAAGGGACGGCGGCACAGGTGAAGGACAAGGTGACGGAACAGGCGGCGCGCGCCAAGGGCAAGGCCGCGGACGGGGCCGGACAGGCGAAGGACGCCACGGCCGAGACCGCGGCAGGCGCCAAGACCATGGCGGCCGATGGCGTGGCAGGCGCCAAGAGCAAGGCGGTCGAGGGCGCCGCCCGGGCGAAGGGCCTGGCGGCGGAAGGCGCCGGACGCGCCAAGGGCATCGCGGCCGAGGGCGCCGGACGCGCGAAGGGCGCCGTGCTCGAGGGCAAGGCGCGCGCGGAACAGTACCCCGCCGTGGTCCAGGCCGAGGAGAAGGTCGCCGAGGCCGCGCGCCGCGTGCAGGACGGCGCGCCCGAGCCCGTGCGGGCCGCCGCGAGCAGCGTCGCGCGGATCGGCGGCCGCCACCCGCGGACGGTCGCCGCGGCCGGGGCGGGTGTCCTGGTGGCCTGGCTGGTGCTCCGCCGCGGCAAGAGGAACGGCCGCTGA
- a CDS encoding phage holin family protein, which yields MTGTMGEQPTRDHAQHSVGELVERATAQLSELVRQEMRLAGQEMAAKGKRAGRGGGLLGAAGAVSYVGLMALAATAVAALALTLPVWGAALIVTGVLFVVAGVLAALGRKQLARAVPPVPQQAMDSVKADVEEIKERAHR from the coding sequence GTGACCGGGACCATGGGCGAGCAGCCGACGCGCGATCACGCGCAGCACTCGGTGGGAGAGCTCGTCGAACGTGCCACCGCGCAGCTTTCGGAACTCGTACGCCAGGAGATGCGGCTCGCCGGACAGGAGATGGCGGCCAAGGGCAAACGCGCGGGCCGCGGCGGAGGGCTCCTCGGAGCGGCCGGCGCGGTCTCGTACGTCGGACTCATGGCGCTCGCGGCCACGGCGGTCGCGGCACTCGCACTCACGCTGCCCGTCTGGGGCGCGGCCCTCATCGTCACCGGCGTGCTCTTCGTCGTGGCCGGGGTGCTCGCCGCGCTGGGCCGCAAGCAGCTGGCCCGCGCGGTGCCCCCCGTGCCCCAGCAGGCGATGGACAGCGTCAAGGCGGATGTCGAGGAGATCAAGGAAAGGGCGCACCGATGA
- the dapA gene encoding 4-hydroxy-tetrahydrodipicolinate synthase yields the protein MTSRTAAPFGRALCAMITPFTAAGSLDLDGARHLADHLVSRGCDGLVLSGTTGESPTTSDAEKAALIRAVADTVGDRAAIVAGVGSNDTRHAVEQAREAEKAGADGLLVLTPSYSLPPQDAVEAHFRTVADSCGLPVLLYDIPGRTGTRIATETVLRLADHPRVVGVKDCAYDILGSQKVISRTDLAYYAGCDEFNLALYAVGGAGCVSTVANVLPGRPREIFDAFDAGDTEGARRAQLAATPLIEAMMASGLPGAVTAKALLGALGLPSGPVRAPLLPAGREATDGLLAAYGG from the coding sequence ATGACCTCCCGAACCGCGGCGCCCTTCGGCCGCGCCCTCTGCGCGATGATCACCCCCTTCACCGCCGCGGGCTCCCTCGACCTCGACGGCGCACGGCACCTCGCCGACCACCTCGTGTCGCGGGGCTGCGACGGGCTCGTCCTGTCCGGCACGACCGGCGAGTCGCCGACCACCTCCGACGCCGAGAAGGCGGCTCTCATCCGGGCCGTGGCCGATACGGTCGGCGACCGCGCCGCCATCGTCGCGGGCGTCGGCAGCAACGACACCCGGCACGCCGTCGAGCAGGCGCGGGAGGCCGAGAAGGCGGGCGCCGACGGCCTGTTGGTGCTCACCCCGTCCTACAGCCTGCCGCCGCAGGACGCCGTCGAGGCCCACTTCCGCACGGTGGCCGACAGCTGCGGGCTGCCCGTGCTGCTCTACGACATCCCGGGCCGCACCGGCACCCGCATCGCGACGGAGACGGTGCTGCGGCTCGCGGACCACCCGCGCGTCGTCGGCGTGAAGGACTGCGCGTACGACATCCTCGGCAGCCAGAAGGTCATCTCCCGCACGGACCTGGCGTACTACGCGGGCTGCGACGAGTTCAACCTCGCGCTGTACGCGGTGGGCGGCGCGGGCTGCGTCAGCACCGTGGCCAACGTGCTCCCCGGCCGCCCCCGCGAGATCTTCGACGCGTTCGACGCCGGTGACACGGAGGGCGCGCGCCGGGCGCAGCTGGCCGCGACCCCGCTGATCGAGGCGATGATGGCGTCGGGCCTGCCGGGCGCCGTCACGGCGAAGGCGCTGCTCGGCGCGCTCGGTCTGCCGTCGGGTCCGGTACGGGCACCGCTGCTGCCCGCCGGCCGTGAGGCGACCGACGGGCTGCTCGCCGCGTACGGGGGGTGA
- a CDS encoding WD40 repeat domain-containing protein codes for MNVAELVRESLREQADQGPPVPGDFADRVLAVRRRRRNRTTVGAALAVATAAVVGVAVPAIHSDSDERGPRPASASQTDDVIAHPGQTPPRELIAAGGTALAAYSTSKDVKQPDGDAIVTRTYRLLDQKTGTYREDARWSWVDVAPGMRTAAVLEQGLPVKRIGLLNLITGKVDRWLPVRHGVGGVEFSPDGRKLVATTYAENPDRLDGDRPINDGKHEEPGPADPTRTGFYVLDVASGDGGWSEVKTKRGGWGLADINTRQDFDFSRDGSLVYTGRIREPAQQYYDFRGRKKSPPPRERHLAWHVDARLSPNGKLAAGDFAGGAKTTATEVLDPLTGKRVAKIPGQQLLAWADDKRLIAWDIAPGTSEYRNRLVLVTIGSKKTVPLSGYRSSKADRVGRWTPIFAKR; via the coding sequence GTGAACGTGGCAGAACTGGTGCGCGAGTCGCTGCGGGAGCAGGCGGACCAAGGGCCGCCCGTGCCGGGCGATTTCGCCGACCGTGTGCTGGCCGTGCGCCGGCGGCGCAGGAACCGGACGACGGTGGGCGCCGCGCTCGCCGTGGCCACGGCCGCCGTCGTGGGCGTGGCGGTGCCCGCCATCCACTCCGACTCCGACGAGCGGGGCCCGCGCCCGGCCAGTGCGTCGCAGACCGACGACGTCATCGCCCACCCCGGCCAGACACCGCCGCGCGAGCTGATCGCCGCGGGCGGCACGGCGCTCGCCGCGTACAGCACGAGCAAGGACGTCAAGCAGCCCGACGGCGACGCCATCGTCACCCGTACCTACCGGCTGCTCGACCAGAAGACCGGCACCTACCGCGAGGACGCCCGCTGGTCCTGGGTCGACGTCGCGCCCGGCATGCGGACCGCCGCCGTCCTGGAGCAAGGGCTCCCCGTCAAGAGGATCGGCCTGCTGAACCTGATCACCGGCAAGGTCGACCGGTGGCTCCCCGTGCGGCACGGGGTCGGCGGCGTCGAGTTCTCGCCCGACGGCAGGAAGCTCGTCGCCACGACGTACGCCGAGAACCCCGACCGGCTCGACGGCGACCGGCCGATCAACGACGGCAAGCACGAGGAGCCGGGCCCCGCCGACCCCACAAGGACCGGCTTCTACGTCCTCGACGTGGCCTCGGGGGACGGCGGTTGGAGCGAGGTGAAGACCAAGCGCGGCGGGTGGGGTCTCGCGGACATCAACACCCGGCAGGACTTCGACTTCAGCCGGGACGGCTCGCTGGTCTACACGGGCCGCATCCGCGAACCCGCCCAGCAGTACTACGACTTCCGGGGACGGAAGAAGAGCCCCCCGCCGCGGGAGAGGCACCTGGCCTGGCACGTCGACGCGCGCCTCTCCCCGAACGGGAAGCTCGCCGCGGGCGACTTCGCGGGCGGGGCAAAGACCACCGCCACGGAGGTCCTCGACCCCCTCACCGGCAAGCGGGTCGCCAAGATCCCCGGTCAGCAGCTGCTCGCCTGGGCCGACGACAAGCGGCTCATCGCCTGGGACATCGCCCCCGGCACGAGCGAGTACCGCAACCGGCTCGTCCTGGTCACCATCGGGAGCAAGAAGACCGTCCCGCTCAGCGGCTACCGCTCCTCGAAGGCCGACCGCGTCGGGCGCTGGACGCCGATCTTCGCGAAGCGCTGA
- a CDS encoding SigE family RNA polymerase sigma factor, translating into MDAHEQDSFREFVATRSSALLKTAVLLSGGDRHAGEDLLQNALVKAAGRWQRIDEPEAYVRRILYRQQVGRWRLKWPRRELAVAEPPERAASGDGTAAAELRIVMRGALAKLTARQRTVLVLRYYEDLPEAEVAAVLGCSVGTVRSTTHRSLARLRGLAPELAQLDRSGPAEASPHSRDFSPMEVSP; encoded by the coding sequence ATGGATGCCCATGAGCAGGACAGTTTCCGGGAATTCGTGGCGACCAGATCGTCGGCGCTGCTGAAGACCGCCGTACTGCTCAGCGGGGGCGACCGGCACGCGGGCGAGGACCTGCTGCAGAACGCGCTCGTCAAGGCGGCCGGGCGGTGGCAGCGGATCGACGAGCCGGAGGCGTACGTACGCCGGATCCTGTACCGGCAGCAGGTCGGCCGGTGGCGGCTGAAGTGGCCGCGGCGCGAACTGGCCGTCGCCGAACCGCCGGAGCGTGCCGCGTCGGGGGACGGCACGGCCGCGGCGGAGCTGCGCATCGTGATGCGCGGGGCCCTCGCCAAGCTCACCGCGCGGCAGCGGACCGTACTCGTCCTGCGCTACTACGAGGACCTGCCGGAGGCGGAGGTCGCCGCCGTGCTCGGCTGCTCCGTCGGCACGGTGCGCAGCACCACGCACCGCTCGCTCGCCCGGCTCCGCGGCCTCGCGCCCGAGCTCGCGCAGCTCGACCGGTCCGGCCCCGCCGAGGCTTCCCCCCACTCCCGCGACTTCTCGCCCATGGAGGTATCACCGTGA
- the dapD gene encoding 2,3,4,5-tetrahydropyridine-2,6-dicarboxylate N-succinyltransferase: MTDTNASRTTGAVAAGLATVTADGTVLDTWFPAPELAAEPGPAGSERLTAERAVELLGEGAAKAIGPDARRGVEIIAVRTVIGSLDDKPLDAHDVYLRLHLLSHRLVKPHGVNLDGQFAFLANVAWTSLGPVAVDDVEKVRLNARAEGLHLAVTSIDKFPRMTDYVTPKGVRIADADRVRLGAHLAEGTTVMHEGFVNFNAGTLGTSMVEGRISAGVVVGNGSDIGGGASTMGTLSGGGNVRIVIGERCLVGAEAGVGIALGDECVVEAGLYVTAGTRVTMPDGQIVKARELSGASNILFRRNSVTGAVEARPNNAVWGGLNDVLHSHN, translated from the coding sequence ATGACCGACACGAACGCTTCCCGCACCACCGGCGCCGTCGCCGCAGGCCTCGCCACCGTCACCGCCGACGGCACCGTTCTCGACACCTGGTTCCCCGCCCCCGAGCTCGCCGCCGAGCCGGGCCCCGCCGGCAGCGAGCGGCTCACCGCCGAGCGCGCCGTGGAACTGCTCGGTGAGGGCGCCGCCAAGGCCATCGGCCCTGACGCCCGCCGTGGCGTGGAGATCATCGCGGTCCGTACGGTCATCGGGTCCCTCGACGACAAGCCGCTGGACGCGCACGACGTCTACCTGCGCCTGCACCTGCTTTCGCACCGCCTGGTCAAGCCGCACGGCGTGAACCTCGACGGCCAGTTCGCCTTCCTCGCCAACGTCGCGTGGACCTCGCTCGGCCCGGTCGCCGTCGACGACGTCGAGAAGGTGCGCCTCAACGCCCGCGCCGAGGGCCTCCACCTCGCGGTGACGTCCATCGACAAGTTCCCGCGCATGACGGACTACGTCACGCCGAAGGGCGTCCGCATCGCCGACGCCGACCGCGTGCGGCTCGGCGCGCACCTCGCCGAGGGCACCACGGTCATGCACGAGGGCTTCGTGAACTTCAACGCGGGCACGCTCGGCACCTCCATGGTCGAGGGCCGCATCTCCGCCGGTGTCGTCGTGGGCAACGGCTCGGACATCGGCGGCGGCGCGTCCACCATGGGCACGCTCTCCGGCGGCGGCAACGTGCGCATCGTCATCGGCGAGCGCTGCCTGGTCGGTGCCGAGGCGGGCGTGGGCATCGCGCTCGGCGACGAGTGCGTCGTCGAGGCCGGCCTGTACGTCACCGCGGGCACGCGCGTGACCATGCCCGACGGACAGATCGTCAAGGCCCGCGAGCTCTCCGGCGCCTCGAACATCCTCTTCCGCCGCAACTCGGTCACCGGCGCCGTCGAGGCCCGCCCGAACAACGCGGTGTGGGGCGGGCTGAACGACGTACTGCACAGCCACAACTAG
- a CDS encoding MFS transporter codes for MVVAFTFVYFFVYLTDERGLPVAQAGLISGIGGVGMVVGNFTGGWFGDRSGHRRVLLAGSLIGGAGVLALPFLPVELLYVVPPLSQYAGGCVRAATGALVAVSVPEGARRQGFAVHRFAGNAGFTVGPPLGALLIAHTSYTWLFVIDGIGTLIFAGYAARILPARGAARTGADRAEAKEGPRQGVFATLRERPTVLVLLVAILLTDLVYRQQYSTLPVDLDRHGLGTGVYGWLLAINGGVILLLELPATLALRDRAPLRIIGSGLLLVGAGCAVLALGTGLGTAVAMMLLLTAGEILYKTPATAYVADHAPAHVQGRFQSLYSGVSVSGVVLSAPLGGALYSVAPGLLWPVCAAVAGAAGCLVLAAGRGRARQPSAAVPAAVAAGGTVAGPDLETGSPARRTSG; via the coding sequence ATGGTCGTCGCCTTCACCTTCGTCTACTTCTTCGTCTACCTGACGGACGAACGCGGCCTCCCCGTCGCCCAGGCCGGACTGATCAGCGGCATCGGCGGCGTCGGCATGGTCGTGGGCAACTTCACCGGCGGCTGGTTCGGCGACCGCTCCGGCCACCGGCGCGTCCTGCTCGCCGGATCGCTGATCGGCGGCGCGGGCGTGCTGGCGCTGCCGTTCCTGCCGGTCGAGCTGCTGTACGTCGTGCCGCCGCTGAGCCAGTACGCGGGCGGCTGCGTGCGCGCCGCCACCGGCGCCCTCGTCGCCGTGTCCGTGCCGGAGGGCGCCCGCCGTCAGGGGTTCGCGGTGCACCGGTTCGCGGGCAACGCGGGCTTCACCGTCGGACCCCCGCTCGGCGCGCTCCTCATCGCCCACACGTCGTACACCTGGCTCTTCGTCATCGACGGCATCGGCACGCTGATCTTCGCCGGGTACGCCGCGCGGATCCTGCCCGCCCGCGGTGCCGCCCGCACCGGAGCGGACCGCGCGGAGGCCAAGGAAGGGCCGCGGCAGGGGGTCTTCGCCACCCTGCGCGAGCGGCCCACCGTCCTCGTCCTCCTCGTCGCCATCCTCCTCACCGACCTCGTCTACCGGCAGCAGTACTCGACCCTCCCCGTCGACCTCGACCGGCACGGACTCGGCACCGGCGTCTACGGATGGCTTCTCGCGATCAACGGCGGCGTCATCCTGCTCCTCGAACTCCCCGCCACCCTCGCCCTGCGCGACCGGGCACCGCTGCGCATCATCGGCTCCGGCCTGCTGCTCGTCGGCGCGGGCTGCGCCGTGCTCGCCCTCGGCACCGGGCTCGGCACCGCCGTGGCGATGATGCTGCTGCTCACCGCGGGGGAGATCCTCTACAAGACCCCGGCCACCGCGTACGTCGCCGACCACGCGCCCGCGCACGTGCAGGGCCGCTTCCAGAGCCTGTACTCGGGCGTCTCGGTCAGCGGCGTCGTGCTGTCGGCACCGCTCGGCGGGGCGCTCTACTCCGTGGCGCCGGGGCTGCTGTGGCCGGTCTGCGCGGCGGTCGCGGGGGCGGCGGGATGCCTGGTCCTCGCGGCGGGCCGGGGCCGCGCGCGACAGCCCTCCGCGGCGGTGCCCGCAGCCGTGGCCGCGGGCGGCACCGTGGCCGGCCCGGACCTTGAGACCGGTTCGCCCGCGCGGCGCACCTCCGGTTAG
- a CDS encoding winged helix-turn-helix transcriptional regulator, with the protein MAQRTRLDDDHCAIAQALDVVGDWWTLLIVRDAARGVRRFDEMQRELGVSRKVLSERLKLLVEADVVTRVPYQDRPVRHEYRLTPRGRALLPVLVALQDWGDTWVLGEGETMATAAETSREAQRVHALLGTRLPELRLVGHDGELLDPVATDTPFTVLYCFPGAYARKDAYPPGWARIPGARGCTLESCSYRDQLAEFTAAGATVHGVSSQRPDEQRAFAEKEGLRFPLLSDADLALTAALRLPTFRAAGVSRLKRLTLVLDGDRTVRDVQYPITDVTASVEAALRTVRGLASRSG; encoded by the coding sequence ATGGCGCAACGGACCCGACTCGACGACGACCACTGCGCGATCGCGCAGGCCCTGGACGTCGTGGGCGACTGGTGGACCCTGCTGATCGTGCGCGACGCGGCGCGGGGGGTGCGCCGCTTCGACGAGATGCAGCGCGAACTGGGCGTGTCCCGCAAGGTGTTGAGCGAGCGGCTGAAGCTCCTGGTGGAGGCGGACGTCGTCACGCGCGTCCCGTACCAGGACCGCCCGGTGCGCCATGAGTACCGCCTGACGCCACGCGGCCGCGCGCTGCTGCCCGTCCTGGTCGCCCTCCAGGACTGGGGGGACACATGGGTTCTGGGAGAGGGAGAGACGATGGCGACGGCGGCGGAGACCTCACGGGAGGCGCAGCGGGTGCACGCGCTGCTCGGCACGCGCCTGCCGGAGCTGCGGCTCGTGGGCCACGACGGGGAGCTGCTCGACCCGGTGGCCACGGACACGCCGTTCACGGTCCTGTACTGCTTCCCCGGCGCGTACGCCCGCAAGGACGCCTACCCGCCGGGCTGGGCCCGGATTCCCGGCGCGCGCGGTTGCACGCTGGAGTCCTGCTCGTACCGCGACCAGCTGGCGGAGTTCACCGCGGCGGGCGCGACGGTGCACGGGGTGTCGTCGCAGCGCCCGGACGAACAGCGGGCGTTCGCGGAGAAGGAGGGCCTGCGCTTCCCGCTCCTCTCGGACGCGGACCTGGCCCTCACGGCGGCTCTGCGCCTGCCGACGTTCCGCGCGGCGGGGGTGAGCCGTCTGAAGCGCCTGACGCTGGTGCTCGACGGCGACCGGACCGTCCGTGACGTGCAGTACCCGATCACGGACGTCACGGCGAGCGTCGAGGCGGCGCTGCGGACGGTCAGGGGCCTCGCGTCCCGCTCCGGCTGA
- a CDS encoding TetR/AcrR family transcriptional regulator — translation MGRRYDPERRQRIIDAAIRVVGAKGIGGLSHRSVAAEADVPLGSTTYHFKTLDELLIAALRQSNEGFAKVMAASDVFEDPAADLADLARGLARVLGEWFAGERAGVELEYELYLAAVRRPALRPVAAEWCAGLTDVIELRTDPVTARALVALMDGISLHVLLTGGAYDEEYARQMLGRLLV, via the coding sequence ATGGGGCGCCGTTACGATCCCGAGCGGCGGCAGCGGATCATCGACGCCGCGATCCGCGTGGTCGGGGCGAAGGGGATCGGCGGGCTCAGTCACCGCTCGGTCGCCGCCGAGGCCGACGTGCCGCTCGGGTCGACCACGTACCACTTCAAGACGCTCGACGAGCTGCTCATAGCCGCGCTGCGGCAGAGCAACGAGGGCTTCGCGAAGGTGATGGCCGCCAGTGACGTGTTCGAGGATCCGGCGGCCGACCTCGCCGATCTTGCCCGCGGGCTCGCGCGCGTCCTCGGCGAGTGGTTCGCGGGGGAGCGGGCGGGGGTGGAGCTGGAGTACGAGCTCTATCTCGCCGCCGTGCGACGGCCCGCGCTGCGGCCCGTGGCCGCCGAATGGTGCGCGGGGCTCACCGACGTCATCGAGCTCCGCACCGACCCGGTCACCGCGCGCGCCCTCGTCGCGCTGATGGACGGAATCAGTCTGCACGTGCTTCTCACGGGCGGCGCGTACGACGAGGAGTATGCGCGGCAGATGCTCGGACGGCTGCTTGTGTAG
- a CDS encoding DMT family transporter, translated as MGYALLAGAIAAEVAGTTAMKYSEGFSKLVPSLITVAGYLLAFTLLAQTLKTLSVGTAYAIWAGIGTAAVAAIGMVFLGESANMVKIAGIALVIAGVVVLNLGGAH; from the coding sequence ATGGGATACGCACTGCTGGCCGGGGCCATCGCGGCGGAGGTGGCCGGGACCACGGCCATGAAGTACAGCGAGGGGTTCAGCAAGCTGGTTCCCTCGCTGATCACGGTCGCGGGGTATCTGCTCGCGTTCACGCTGCTCGCGCAGACCCTGAAGACCCTGTCCGTCGGGACTGCCTACGCGATCTGGGCCGGCATCGGCACCGCCGCCGTGGCCGCCATCGGCATGGTCTTCCTGGGGGAGTCGGCCAACATGGTCAAGATCGCGGGGATCGCGCTCGTCATCGCGGGGGTCGTCGTGCTCAATCTGGGCGGGGCCCACTGA